Proteins encoded by one window of Anguilla rostrata isolate EN2019 chromosome 9, ASM1855537v3, whole genome shotgun sequence:
- the LOC135264197 gene encoding uncharacterized protein LOC135264197 codes for MFHLAGPHGDLRAPAVDQVEVEECDHFLSFAKRSRTVQRQCNVEAPPCPPSFLQPNASDQYNQEFWDRILQWPSPVQTEAGVVVAGGRVGGAAERRPSLWPRRGQGAELGKDSLPTPSELIRRRRVRGGAQKGDVMQQGVATVLQHISELKRRQGSIDQLKTERSWGFMADGGPEEMGVARPGDTQLQEQRPPELSPAQGWGPSAGHAPFSTNLPLYNQQRTFGGGSDAAQTLAPGENPMMSFVMATANRQSRGGRCSPRLSHRRFWGFGFGSEE; via the exons ATGTTTCACCTCGCGGGTCCCCATGGCGACCTACGGGCTCCAGCAGTGGACCAGGTCGAGGTGGAGGAGTGCGACCATTTTCTCTCCTTTGCAAA GAGATCCAGGACAGTGCAGCGGCAGTGTAATGTGGaggcccctccctgccccccctccttccttcaGCCCAATGCCTCTGATCAGTACAACCAGGAATTCTGGGATAGAATCCTTCAATGGCCCag ccctgTCCAGACTGAGGCCGGTGTTGTTGTAGCTGGAGGGCGG gtgggcggggcagctgAGCGCAGGCCCTCCCTTTGGCCGAGGAGAGGCCAGGGGGCAGAGCTGGGCAAGGACAGCCTGCCCACCCCCTCTGAGCTGATTCGCCGACGGAGGGTAAGAGGCGGGGCCCAGAAGGGTGATGTCATGCAGCAGGGCGTGGCCACGGTCCTGCAGCACATCAGTGAACTGAAGAGGAGGCAGGGCTCCATTGATCA GCTGAAGACAGAGAGGTCTTGGGGTTTCATGGCAGATGGTGGGCCGGAGGAGATGGGTGTGGCCAGACCGGGTgacacacagctgcaggagcagagacCACCTGAGCTTAGCCCCGCCCAGGGGTGGGGACCCAgcgcaggccacgcccccttctcTACAAATCTGCCACTGTACAACCAGCAg AGGACGTTTGGAGGAGGAAGTGATGCGGCGCAGACTCTCGCTCCAGGGGAGAACCCCATGATGTCGTTCGTCATGGCGACCGCTAACAGGCAGTCCCGCGGTGGCAGGTGCAGCCCGCGCCTTTCCCACAGGAGGTTCTGGGGGTTTGGCTTCGGTTCGGAGGAATAG